A single window of Nocardia sp. NBC_01327 DNA harbors:
- a CDS encoding ABC transporter ATP-binding protein: MRPGAVNPGAPDAKAKSFGPSLKRLLHRLAPERLYLSIVFVLAVASVVLNTLGPQILGNATNLIFDGVVGKQLPAGMSKDQAVEQLRAGGDSTFADMLASMNVIPGTGVDFSAVGHVLSIVLALYISAAVFGWLQAFLLNVVINRTIKRLRNEIEEKIHRLPLSYFDSSPRGDVLSRVTNDVDNMAQSLNQTMSQLLISALSVIGILIMMFWISPLLAVIALLTVPLAIIVTAQIAKRSKPHFVDQWKLTGQVNAQVEEAFTGHEVVSAFGRVREVGERFDETNGKLYNASFKSQFISGLIMPAIMFLGNLNYVLIAVVGGLRVASGNLSLGEVQAFIQYSRGFTQPLTQIGSMINLLQSGVASAERIFEILDADEQVPDPQVEDSRPLDRGRVAFENVSFRYEPETPIIDDLSLVAEPGHVVAIVGPTGAGKTTLVNLLMRFYEVDSGAITIDEVDITRISRDRLRSRIGMVLQDTWLFGGTIRENIAYGNPNASEDDIIAAARAAYVDRFVHALPNGYETMIDEEGSGVSAGEKQLITIARAFLAKPSILILDEATSSVDTRTELLVQHAMAALRRDRTSFVIAHRLSTIRDADLIVVMEKGKIVETGTHERLLAHRGAYYRLYQAQFAAAIEDDDEESVSLSK, encoded by the coding sequence ATGAGGCCCGGAGCAGTCAATCCCGGTGCGCCGGATGCCAAAGCGAAATCCTTCGGCCCCTCGCTCAAGCGCCTGCTGCATCGGCTCGCGCCCGAACGCCTATACCTATCCATAGTTTTCGTGCTGGCCGTGGCCTCGGTGGTGCTCAATACGCTGGGCCCGCAGATTCTCGGTAATGCCACCAACCTCATCTTCGACGGCGTGGTCGGCAAACAGCTGCCCGCGGGCATGAGCAAGGACCAGGCGGTCGAGCAGCTGCGCGCGGGCGGCGACTCCACCTTCGCCGACATGCTCGCCAGCATGAACGTGATTCCCGGTACGGGCGTGGACTTCTCGGCCGTCGGCCATGTGCTGTCCATCGTGCTGGCGCTCTACATCAGTGCCGCGGTATTCGGCTGGTTGCAGGCGTTCCTGCTGAACGTCGTCATCAACCGGACCATCAAGCGGTTGCGCAATGAGATCGAGGAGAAGATCCACCGCCTGCCGCTGAGCTATTTCGATTCGTCGCCGCGTGGAGACGTGCTCTCCCGGGTCACCAATGACGTCGACAATATGGCGCAGTCGCTGAACCAGACCATGAGCCAGCTGCTCATCTCGGCGCTGTCGGTGATCGGCATCCTGATCATGATGTTCTGGATCTCGCCGCTGCTGGCGGTGATCGCGCTGCTCACCGTGCCGCTGGCGATCATTGTCACCGCGCAGATCGCCAAGCGATCCAAACCGCACTTCGTGGATCAGTGGAAGCTGACCGGCCAGGTCAATGCCCAGGTCGAGGAGGCCTTCACCGGGCACGAGGTGGTGAGCGCCTTCGGCCGCGTGCGCGAGGTCGGCGAGCGTTTCGACGAGACCAACGGCAAGCTCTACAACGCCTCGTTCAAGTCGCAGTTCATCTCCGGCCTGATCATGCCCGCCATCATGTTCCTCGGAAACCTGAACTACGTGCTGATCGCCGTGGTCGGCGGGCTGCGGGTGGCGTCGGGCAATCTGTCCCTCGGTGAGGTGCAGGCGTTCATCCAGTACTCGCGCGGGTTCACCCAGCCGCTCACCCAGATCGGCTCGATGATCAACCTGCTGCAGTCCGGCGTGGCCTCGGCCGAGCGGATCTTCGAGATTCTCGATGCCGATGAGCAGGTGCCCGATCCGCAGGTCGAGGATTCGCGGCCGCTGGATCGCGGGCGGGTGGCGTTCGAGAACGTCTCCTTCCGCTACGAGCCGGAGACCCCGATCATCGACGATCTGTCGCTGGTCGCGGAGCCCGGGCATGTGGTGGCCATCGTCGGGCCGACCGGTGCGGGCAAGACCACGCTGGTCAATCTGCTCATGCGTTTCTACGAGGTGGATTCCGGCGCGATCACCATCGACGAGGTGGACATCACCCGAATCTCGCGTGATCGCCTGCGTTCTCGTATCGGCATGGTGCTGCAGGACACCTGGCTCTTCGGCGGCACCATTCGGGAGAACATCGCCTACGGCAATCCGAATGCCTCCGAGGACGACATCATCGCCGCCGCGCGGGCCGCGTACGTGGACCGCTTCGTGCACGCGCTGCCGAACGGCTACGAGACCATGATCGATGAGGAGGGCTCCGGCGTCAGCGCCGGTGAGAAGCAGCTCATCACCATCGCGCGCGCCTTCCTGGCCAAGCCGTCCATCCTCATCCTGGACGAGGCCACCAGCTCGGTCGATACCCGCACCGAACTGCTGGTGCAGCACGCCATGGCCGCGCTGCGCCGGGACCGCACGAGTTTTGTTATCGCACACCGTCTTTCGACGATCCGCGATGCCGACCTGATCGTGGTCATGGAGAAGGGCAAGATCGTCGAGACCGGTACGCACGAGCGCCTGCTCGCGCACCGCGGCGCCTACTACCGCCTCTACCAGGCGCAATTCGCCGCCGCCATCGAAGACGACGACGAGGAATCGGTCTCGCTGAGCAAGTAG